A section of the Spirosoma pollinicola genome encodes:
- a CDS encoding ABC transporter permease — protein sequence MLQNYIKIAWRNLVRNRAFSAINIVGLALGLATCLLIMLFVLDELSYDRFNEKADRIVRVIFRGTSAGGKMNEAHVMPPTAQTLKADYPEVEEATRIRQGGVPVVTVDNKTFRDASVAFVDSNFFQVFTLPLLEGRDAGPNAKTALNRPNTAVITKAMASKYFGNQNPIGKMIAMKSWNATYQVTGVIDQVPVNSHFHFDLFLSMSSIPEAKASSWMTSEFFTYLVLPKGYDYTQLEAKLPQVVEKYMGPQLQQSMGMSLAQFRKKGNDIGLYLQPLTDIHLHSDFAYDLGTNGNIQYVYIFGSIALFMLIIACINFMNLSTAGAAKRAKEVGIRKVMGSVRSSLTSQFLVESLLLTALALALAVGLVYLALPAFNELADKALTLNFFTTFWLLPGLLLLGVLVGILAGSYPAFFLSSFKPIVVLKSAKFTGSRQSIGLRSGLVVVQFSISIILTVGTTVVYQQLNYIRNKKLGYDKEQVLVLPETWLLGKNETVFREQVMQDSRVVNVSTSTYLPAGPSNNNNFFVYPETNTTQLVKTLRYYVDYAYMPTLGMQLAAGRNFSKTYGTDSLGVILNETAAKTLGWSNAVGHTISHSDNQGHTSTFRVIGVVKDFHFKSLHEPISPLVMTLGQTGGTVIVKVKTKDLTGLLANLKKQWDQLAPEAPFTYSFLDDRFNNVYKSEQKIGQILGLFAGLTIFVACLGLFGLAMFTAEQRTKEIGVRKVLGASVASIVGLLSKDFLKLVLIAILLAVPVAWYVMDKWLQDFAYKIDLSWWVFAMAGVLAISIALLTVSFQSVKAALMNPVKSLRSE from the coding sequence ATGTTACAAAACTATATCAAAATCGCCTGGCGGAATCTGGTTCGCAACCGGGCGTTCTCGGCTATCAACATCGTCGGGTTAGCGCTGGGGCTGGCGACTTGTCTGCTTATTATGCTGTTCGTGCTCGACGAATTGAGCTACGACCGCTTCAACGAAAAGGCCGACCGCATCGTCCGCGTTATTTTCCGGGGAACATCGGCAGGAGGCAAAATGAACGAGGCCCACGTGATGCCGCCAACTGCGCAAACCCTAAAGGCCGACTACCCGGAAGTAGAGGAAGCGACCCGAATTCGTCAGGGGGGCGTTCCGGTCGTTACGGTCGACAACAAGACATTCAGAGATGCCTCCGTCGCCTTTGTCGATTCTAACTTTTTTCAAGTATTCACACTGCCGCTTCTGGAAGGCCGGGACGCCGGACCGAATGCAAAAACGGCCCTGAACCGACCCAACACCGCCGTCATTACGAAGGCAATGGCCAGCAAATACTTTGGCAATCAGAACCCGATAGGGAAAATGATCGCGATGAAAAGCTGGAACGCCACCTATCAGGTTACGGGCGTTATCGATCAGGTTCCCGTCAACTCTCACTTTCATTTTGACCTGTTCCTGTCGATGTCCAGCATCCCGGAGGCTAAGGCGTCATCCTGGATGACCTCTGAATTCTTTACGTATCTGGTGCTTCCCAAAGGTTACGATTATACCCAATTGGAGGCCAAACTGCCGCAGGTCGTTGAAAAATACATGGGGCCTCAATTGCAGCAATCTATGGGCATGAGTCTGGCTCAATTCCGCAAAAAAGGCAATGATATAGGTTTGTATCTGCAACCACTCACAGACATTCACTTGCATTCGGATTTCGCTTATGATCTGGGTACAAACGGCAACATTCAGTACGTCTATATTTTTGGGTCAATCGCGCTGTTCATGCTCATCATTGCCTGCATCAACTTTATGAACCTGTCTACAGCCGGAGCGGCAAAACGCGCCAAAGAAGTCGGTATTCGGAAAGTAATGGGCTCGGTGCGAAGCAGCCTGACCAGTCAATTTTTAGTCGAATCACTCCTGCTGACAGCCCTGGCACTGGCACTCGCCGTCGGGCTGGTGTACCTGGCACTACCGGCCTTTAACGAATTGGCGGACAAGGCATTGACCTTAAATTTCTTCACTACGTTCTGGCTCTTGCCCGGCCTGTTGCTTCTGGGTGTACTGGTTGGCATACTGGCGGGTAGCTACCCCGCCTTTTTCCTGTCGTCGTTCAAGCCGATCGTTGTGCTGAAAAGTGCCAAATTTACGGGTAGCCGCCAGAGTATTGGCTTGCGGAGCGGGCTGGTTGTTGTCCAGTTCTCCATTTCAATTATTCTGACCGTTGGCACAACCGTTGTTTATCAACAGCTTAACTACATCAGGAACAAAAAATTAGGGTATGATAAAGAGCAGGTGCTGGTATTGCCCGAAACCTGGCTGTTAGGTAAAAACGAGACCGTATTCCGGGAGCAGGTCATGCAGGACTCCCGCGTTGTAAACGTAAGTACATCCACCTATTTACCGGCGGGGCCCAGCAACAACAACAACTTTTTCGTGTACCCGGAAACGAACACCACCCAACTCGTAAAAACGCTTCGCTATTATGTCGATTATGCATATATGCCAACCCTGGGTATGCAACTGGCGGCTGGCCGAAATTTCTCCAAAACGTATGGCACCGATTCATTGGGCGTTATTCTGAACGAAACAGCCGCCAAAACATTGGGCTGGTCAAATGCGGTGGGCCATACCATCAGTCACTCCGATAACCAGGGCCATACGTCAACCTTCCGGGTCATCGGCGTCGTGAAAGATTTCCATTTCAAGTCCCTGCACGAGCCCATCTCACCATTGGTCATGACATTAGGGCAAACGGGAGGCACCGTGATTGTGAAAGTGAAAACCAAAGACCTCACCGGCTTGCTGGCCAACCTGAAAAAACAATGGGATCAACTCGCTCCCGAAGCGCCGTTTACCTATTCGTTTCTCGATGATCGCTTCAACAACGTCTATAAATCGGAGCAGAAAATCGGTCAGATTCTCGGTCTATTTGCAGGCCTCACCATTTTCGTTGCCTGTCTTGGTTTGTTCGGGCTGGCTATGTTCACCGCCGAGCAGCGCACCAAAGAGATTGGCGTTCGCAAAGTACTTGGCGCATCGGTCGCGAGTATTGTTGGCTTGCTTTCCAAAGACTTTTTAAAGCTGGTTTTGATCGCTATTCTCCTTGCCGTTCCCGTAGCCTGGTATGTGATGGATAAATGGTTGCAGGACTTCGCCTATAAGATCGACCTGTCGTGGTGGGTCTTCGCGATGGCGGGTGTGCTGGCGATAAGCATCGCCCTGCTAACCGTGAGTTTCCAAAGTGTGAAAGCAGCCCTGATGAATCCGGTGAAAAGTTTACGGTCGGAATAA
- a CDS encoding ABC transporter permease — protein sequence MLTNYLKIAWRNLIRNWSLSTINIVGLSAGLAAVMFIMLFVQDEVSFDRFHKQGDQLYRVVLDTKTATGNEVVTGATGLPQGPAFKADLPEVADFCRVKGYEMLFRHKNEGIYQQVMYVDTSFFRLFSFELLAGSDARTLLNDPGNVVVTDEIALKYFGTTNVLNRFMTIDAGGSFENYRITGVVKAPPMNSSIRFDVLRPFVASLPPDRKDWNENDWSDGFLNTFILLRADRNGVSANPAIVEGKIADVFNSRASEQLAKLKSEYGPFSSTYHLQPFTNMHLNERYELSNGLMRGSSSVYSYVLSGIAGLILLLACINFINLTLARSLRRTKEIGIRKATGSTRAQLIGQFVGETFLLTLLAFVPAIFLVYSLLPQFSTLANKALQISFLLNPQTLGLFGGLIILVTLLAGFYPALVLSGVNPTNVLYGRVRLASRNTLSKSLLILQFVIAIVLLIGTAVLHGQFNYIQTANVGYERANRVRIYVPWGREKQGELVKQSLRSRPGIESVARKSGGHRSGTFYIRNKPVKSASEYIDDQYLSFVNVPVLAGRGLNHVNPADSISNILVNETFVKQFLSADQPAIGQIVQREENSVKHDLTVVGIVRDYQYRSLRDKPEPVLLQLGKPEQMNQLYVKLNPNQTTAGLQTIESQFRKLIPYQPFDYHFMEDDRLESYADDARWKELVTDAALLAVLIAGLGLFGLVSLMIEQRTKEIGIRKVLGATTLEITRLLSLNFLKLVLIAFLIATPIGWYAARNWLDTFVYRMDLSGWLFGLVGLSVLSVALLTVSFQSIKAALMNPVKSLRSE from the coding sequence ATGCTAACCAACTACCTCAAAATCGCCTGGCGGAATCTGATCCGCAACTGGTCGCTCAGCACGATCAATATCGTTGGCCTGAGTGCGGGGCTGGCCGCCGTTATGTTCATCATGCTGTTTGTGCAGGACGAAGTTTCGTTCGACCGCTTTCATAAACAGGGCGATCAGCTTTACCGGGTGGTGCTGGACACGAAAACCGCTACCGGTAACGAAGTCGTAACGGGCGCTACGGGTTTACCGCAGGGACCAGCGTTTAAGGCTGACCTGCCCGAAGTAGCCGACTTTTGCCGGGTGAAGGGTTATGAGATGCTGTTTCGGCACAAAAACGAAGGCATCTATCAGCAGGTCATGTACGTCGACACGTCATTTTTTCGGCTGTTCAGTTTTGAGTTATTGGCGGGATCGGATGCCCGCACGTTGCTGAATGACCCCGGCAATGTGGTGGTTACTGATGAAATTGCCCTCAAGTATTTCGGCACGACCAATGTTCTGAACCGGTTCATGACCATCGACGCGGGTGGGAGTTTCGAGAACTACCGCATCACGGGCGTTGTGAAAGCACCCCCTATGAATTCGAGTATTCGCTTCGATGTGCTGCGCCCGTTTGTGGCGTCGCTGCCGCCAGACCGCAAAGACTGGAACGAGAACGACTGGTCGGATGGCTTCCTGAATACTTTCATACTGTTGCGCGCCGACCGGAACGGCGTTTCGGCCAACCCGGCTATTGTTGAAGGCAAAATAGCCGATGTGTTTAACAGTCGCGCCAGTGAGCAACTGGCCAAACTCAAAAGCGAATACGGCCCCTTTAGCTCGACCTATCACCTGCAACCGTTCACCAACATGCACCTCAACGAACGCTACGAGTTAAGTAACGGGCTGATGCGGGGTTCCTCGTCGGTATATTCCTACGTGCTGAGTGGCATTGCCGGACTCATTCTGTTGCTGGCCTGTATCAACTTCATTAACCTGACGCTGGCCCGGTCGTTACGCCGAACCAAAGAGATTGGCATCAGGAAGGCAACGGGCAGCACCCGCGCCCAGCTCATCGGGCAGTTCGTCGGCGAAACCTTCCTGCTGACGTTGCTGGCTTTCGTACCCGCCATATTCCTTGTTTATAGTCTGTTGCCCCAGTTTTCAACCCTCGCCAACAAGGCTTTACAGATTAGTTTTCTGCTTAATCCGCAAACGCTCGGCCTGTTTGGCGGCCTCATCATTCTCGTTACGCTGCTGGCGGGTTTTTATCCGGCGCTAGTCCTGTCGGGGGTCAATCCAACGAATGTGTTATATGGCCGGGTAAGGCTGGCGAGCCGGAACACATTGAGCAAATCACTCCTGATTCTACAGTTCGTGATTGCTATTGTGTTGCTGATCGGAACGGCGGTGTTGCATGGTCAATTCAACTACATTCAAACGGCCAATGTGGGGTATGAACGGGCCAACCGGGTGCGTATATACGTTCCTTGGGGCCGTGAGAAACAGGGCGAACTGGTGAAACAATCCCTGCGCAGCCGACCCGGCATTGAGTCTGTGGCGCGGAAATCCGGCGGGCATCGCTCCGGCACGTTTTACATCCGAAACAAACCGGTTAAGTCGGCCAGTGAGTACATCGATGATCAATATCTGTCCTTTGTCAATGTACCGGTTCTGGCGGGGCGGGGTTTGAATCACGTCAATCCCGCCGACAGTATTTCCAACATTCTGGTCAACGAAACTTTCGTGAAGCAATTTCTTTCTGCCGACCAACCTGCCATTGGGCAAATCGTGCAACGGGAAGAAAATAGCGTTAAGCACGATCTGACGGTGGTGGGTATTGTGCGTGACTACCAGTACCGGTCCCTCCGCGATAAGCCCGAACCCGTTCTCCTGCAATTGGGGAAGCCGGAACAGATGAATCAGCTATACGTTAAACTTAATCCGAACCAGACAACGGCAGGGCTTCAAACCATCGAGAGCCAGTTCAGGAAACTAATTCCGTACCAGCCATTCGACTACCACTTTATGGAAGACGACCGGCTGGAAAGCTACGCTGACGATGCCCGTTGGAAGGAGCTCGTCACCGATGCCGCCCTACTGGCCGTTCTGATCGCGGGTTTGGGTCTGTTCGGTCTGGTGTCGCTGATGATCGAACAACGGACCAAGGAAATCGGCATCCGGAAAGTACTGGGCGCTACAACGCTGGAAATAACCCGTCTGTTATCCCTCAACTTCCTGAAATTAGTGCTAATAGCGTTTCTGATCGCCACACCCATCGGCTGGTATGCGGCCCGAAACTGGCTCGATACGTTCGTATACCGCATGGACTTAAGCGGCTGGCTTTTTGGCCTCGTTGGCCTATCGGTACTGAGTGTCGCGCTGCTAACAGTGAGTTTTCAGAGTATCAAAGCCGCGCTGATGAATCCGGTCAAATCGTTGCGGTCGGAATAG